ttataattaaattaaatttaaataaattaaaaggagtTCACATTTGAATTAAAATCTAAGACTTATTATTCTAGTATTTAtatgttaataaaatatatttaacattatataaaaattaattatctaattaaagtaaatatatttaaattaggTATGACAATATTTGAATTAAATAGGGTGACTTTGCTTGAAATTTAAAATAGGGACAGTAACCTGCACAGTAACAGGAAAAATTATCCTCCTAAATTCCTAtttgaataatatatttttattaataatgtgtatattaaaaagttaaaaactgtataaaatatttaatttttattaatttaaaataatatatatatataaatttataaatataattaaaaaaatatttttttaattaattatttatgtaaattaattcaaataataaataatcagtacataaaatttaaatataatataaatattattttttaaatttaaaatcatttaaaattcaattttattcCACCCAAGTATATCTAAAAAACTTTTATTTATCTaaaatgatattttaaaaaaaggctttttatttctaaaatttaatcccCAGTAAGCATTTACTGCTAATATATGAACCCTTGgttgcgaaaataaattaaataaataaaattaaaatttttggccttCAAAACAGGGGTAAAACCGTAAATAAACTGAATGGAGTTCTTGCTCTCTCCACTAGGATGCAGTAACCCTAGTCCTTTGGCTATATATAACAACTTGTCTCCTCCCATCTCACTCCGTTCTCCGCCTTTTCGCCTTTGATACCATCTAAGCTAGGGTTTTCGTAGGTTTCTTATCGCTGCTTTCAGGTAATCGACTCTGAACCTTACTCACTTCACTCAATTTCTTATATTATATGGATACAGATCCatccttagatttttttttttttttgttttttcataTGCTGTATGAAGCTATGCATATATGTTAAGGTCCAGATTTTGGTTTTTCTGGATGATCTTTTATGATTGTACTGTTTGTAACAAGGTAGTAAGATGCgtgtaattctttaatttttaggTTTTTTTGGTGTAGATGTGAGAGACAGATTTGTTAGATTTCAAATCTTTTCGTGATTTAAGTTCTTCGTGCTCGATGTAGATttagttacttttttttttgtttaatatcAGATCTATTTGCTCTTGAAATAGCTATAAATCTAAAATCTTTTGTTTCTATTGTTTAGCTGATTTTGAGATTTGTTGGTCTCCTTATATGGGTTTTTTTTTTGGGTCGTGTTTTAGCTTTGCATCGTTGTAAATTTGGGGTCTGTGTTTTTTAATATCTGTTTTCTGCGCATAGGCTGCGGTTCTCTTTGAATGATTTTGCTAGTCGCCTTGTCAAACGTTTCTTTTCAAGTTTTAATCAGCCATATTATTATTAGATTTATCGCATAAATTCTTGTCTTGTTCTGGATTCTGTGGCTCTAGCTGATTAAATAAATTACTACACTATGTTTATGGTTGGCCTATAGGTTTTCTATTTTCCCAGTTTGTCATTTCATCGTGCCCTTCAGTTACTATAATCTCTTTAACGTAATTTTTTCCGTTTATGCTCCCTTTTCAGCTTAACCTCAAAATGGGTAAGGAGAAGGTTCACATCAACATCGTGGTCATTGGCCATGTCGACTCTGGCAAGTCCACTACCACTGGTCATCTCATCTACAAGCTTGGAGGCATTGACAAGCGTGTGATTGAGAGGTTTGAGAAGGAAGCTGCTGAGATGAACAAGAGGTCATTTAAGTATGCCTGGGTGCTTGACAAGCTCAAGGCTGAGCGTGAACGTGGTATTACCATTGATATTGCCCTGTGGAAGTTCGAGACCACCAAGTACTACTGCACTGTCATTGATGCTCCTGGACATCGCGACTTTATTAAGAACATGATTACTGGTACCTCACAGGCTGACTGTGCTGTCCTTATCATTGATTCCACCACTGGTGGTTTTGAAGCTGGTATTTCCAAGGATGGTCAAACCCGTGAGCACGCCCTTCTTGCCTTTACCCTTGGTGTCAAACAAATGATTTGCTGCTGCAACAAGGTAACACGCTAATTACTTATTGCTTTTGGCTTTGCTTTTATACCATTGCTGAATTTTATCATCTTATTGATAATTGGGTAAAAATGAAAAGATAGTAGCATTGGAAATGCAATGCTGAGATGTTGATTAATTGGTGGCAGTAGACAACTAGGTGTCTAGGACTATGATGGGTGATTGGAAGAGAGATGCTTTGATGTTTTCTGATCAGGAGAGATGTTCTAATGATTTGGGCTGATGTTTTTTTTAGCTTGCATTATGCTTCTTGATATTTGGAAAACAATACATGTCTTTTACAATTATATACGCATATGCTTTGAAATTCTGCATTTCTTTTTttgcatattatttatttattattttaaatctctGTAGATGGATGCTACCACCCCTAAGTACTCCAAGGCTAGGTATGATGAAATTGTCAAGGAAGTCTCCTCATACCTTAAGAAGGTTGGATACAACCCTGAGAAGATTCCTTTCGTTCCCATCTCTGGATTTGAAGGTGACAACATGATTGAGAGATCAACCAACCTTGATTGGTACAAGGGCCCAACCCTTCTTGAAGCTCTGGACCAGATCCAGGAGCCCAAGAGGCCGTCAGACAAGCCTCTCCGTCTCCCACTCCAGGACGTTTACAAGATTGGTGGCATTGGAACTGTCCCAGTGGGTCGTGTGGAGACTGGTATCCTGAAGCCTGGAATGGTTGTGACCTTCGGTCCCAGCGGATTGACAACTGAAGTTAAGTCTGTTGAGATGCATCACGAGGCTCTCCAGGAGGCCCTCCCTGGTGACAATGTTGGGTTCAATGTGAAGAATGTTGCAGTGAAAGATCTCAAGAGAGGTTTCGTGGCATCCAACTCTAAGGATGATCCTGCTAAGGAGGCTGCCAACTTTACATCACAGGTCATCATCATGAACCACCCTGGTCAGATTGGAAATGGTTATGCCCCAGTCCTGGATTGCCACACCTCTCACATTGCTGTCAAGTTTGCTGAAATCTTGACCAAAATTGATCGTAGGTCTGGCAAAGAGCTCGAGAAGGAGCCTAAGTTTTTGAAAAATGGTGATGCTGGATTCGTGAAGATGATTCCCACCAAGCCCATGGTTGTGGAGACTTTTTCTGGGTACCCTCCATTGGGTCGTTTTGCTGTAAGGGACATGCGCCAGACTGTTGCTGTTGGTGTGATCAAGAGTGTCGAGAAGAAGGACCCATCTGGAGCTAAGGTCACCAAATCTGCTGCCAAGAAGGGAGGGAAATGAATTGTGCTTAGCAGCCGACAAGTCTTGATGTTTCTGTTGAGAACATCTTATATTTATCTTAGCTTTTTAAGATGTTTGATTAGTGCTTCCATTTTTACCTTTTTGTGTCCATCATCTAGTTGCTGCACCCAGAATTGGATGCTAGATAGGCGGTGGCGATACTGTTATGTTTGTGCTTAACACTATTTTTGTGGTGGATGTTTGAGAAAATTCCTATCTAGTTCCAGAGTTTTTGGTTTTGTTGCACCATtttgttgatgatttttttttatccaaTTATGATCTCTGTTGGATTTACTATCTGGTTTAGTGCTGTAAATGAACACTCTAGTGTGATTAGACCTGGCCACGATCGGGGTTTGGTTGGCGTCACGCTTCAGACTGGTTTGGATTTGAACCAGTTTGGATTTGAAAtggtttaaattcataataattttGGTTTGAAGTGATTTGACATGATTTCAGTTTGATTTTAGTTTTATTAATCAGTGTATTTATGAATTGAAAACATTTTTCCATATTGGTCTTGAATCAATTCGCGGTTTAACTGGTCCTTGGCCGGGTTTAAGGGTGGTAACATGGTCCAGTTTCGAATTGGGTCACTTAAGTGTACATGTGCGTTTTGTTTTTGACTTTTAACTCCATGATGTCAAGTTTTAAGAACAACTTCTAAAACTATCAtctctttcttttttattattttttttattttttcctctATCTCACGTGTACTGGAAAAGGTATCGTATGCTTCATCTTTTTTATCTTTAAGCTGGCATTCAAGTATCATAGCTTTGCTCTTCTTCGTCTTTATCTTTAAGCCAGCATTAAGGCTTTGTTCCTTTCATCTCATCAAGGCACATTATATATCATCAAGTATTCTTTTGTTTATGGGGGAACATACATATTGATCgatttctctttaaatcaattaaaccaACAATCATTTATGTTGTAAATTGCCAGTTACAAAAGTGAGAGTGTGAGAAATATTTCGGTTGGAAGAGCGAAAAAGTTCATTAAAGTGCATAAACTTAAAACTTCAaagaaaaattatgattttgagaTTCCCCTTTTTATGTTTtccattttaaaaataattttataaaagtcATTACAAAACTAAACGAAAATAATTGAGAATAtaatttgtttttctttcttttttttttctaaaaatgaTCATGGTTTAAAAATAATCACTAAGGAATGTTAAAGAATGATTTTCATTCCAACTTAACTCGGCCGATTCACTTAAAACCCGAAATTAGATCTCTAAGCTAAAAGTTATAAATTTCAATGATTTTTTTTTGTgtgtattttgatttttttttattttagtgtttttgtgctgttaagtttttttttaaaataaaaatgttgtttaattaaataacaaaaataaaccAAAAGAttgtaataataaaataactcTTAGGAATTAAGAATttacataaattaatgaaatatttataTATCAATAACTACatgatatttaaaatttatttaataaaataatttatttcatattcAAGCATATTAAGCAACTTTCAAATTGTGATAATCACTTAGTATTATAATCAGGGACAAATCCATGCTCGGGCAAGGGGGCcctgaaaattttaaaccttttAGGAGTGCAATggtaattttacaaaaaaataatatttcttccaatttttatcaaattttgatgggattatatattttaaaaacttttaggAGTTTAtcggtaatttaaaaaaaaaatctaaatattttattaaaaatatatatataataaatgaaATAAAAGCCCTTTTGCCAACCAAGATATTTTCTTAACGGTCACTGTTTATTGgtgttttctttttttcataaattttattttattattttttacttttaataaatttataatcacCGCCCCCTATtgttttcaatttaaattattatagaaGATCATCAAAAGAAAGTTATcataattttttcatattttttcatcaatttaaaattttaatcattttttttataatcTCATTACTATTGAAATCTCTCATTTACTGAAATTTGTTtatacttaatttaaaaaaaaattataatattagaaGTTAGATCTCgtctttattttatttaatttataattttaattaaagttgattttatcattattttaaaaaaaattgagataaattatttaaattttttttaggtATAATTAGACAAGTTCTTTTAATTGTAGCCCATCAATATATTTTAAGTAtaataattcataatttttaacatttattgcattttttaattaataataattttatttcattttaacaagtcaattttattaaaatattaaagtaTTTAATTTTGTTACTATATTCATTTAATGTTTTATTTTGTAATTATAGAACAATTTTACCAATCAACTATCGCAGAATATCCATGTAATCAgtaaataagtaaataattaataaataatgtaTTTAAATTGGACcctaaattgaatttttatattattatatattattaaaacacataatatttttacaattttacccttttttttttactttactaTGTACTAAAAGAATGCACACTCTTAAGAACAGTAAAAAGACTATATTGCCCATCTTGATTTCTTCCATTAGCTTCGCTATTATCGTCCATACTGGTCGTCGATGACTCAGCGATGATTCCACCCACATATTAAGCAATTATTCCACTCGCATATGACACGTGCCTACACTAACAGAAGCTTCGAAGTTTGCAGTAAATATTCAACAAGTTATACAATAGCATCATCCATATAATATTTaatcttttaataataaaatacaaaataagatATAAATCTTTATACCATTCTATTAGCTAAAATAATGTAATAATTAAtggtcataaaaaatatttttatattcttaGTTTGAAGAAAAAAATTGTTATTTTTAAAGCATATattctttatttattatttataggaAATATAATGTAAATCTTACAAAAATATGATATCTTATTGTACCAAAAGAATATAATATcttaaattaagtaaaatgaataaaaaaattcattCAGATTCGTTTACAATTCAAATATATTTGATTAAATATGGGAAACAAGGTCTTCAacgaattctttttttttttatatttagtttttttttcattgataggaaataaaaataaatattataaaaatatgatgtcctaaattaagtaaaataatcaaACAAAAATCCATTCAAATTAACttacaattaaaatttaatagagaTGGTGCATGATTTTAACTATTATTGCATAATGGTGTTAGGTTTTTTAAGTGGATTAATAAATTTACTTTTTTCTAGCCagtattgttattatttttcattttttattagactctgtaattaaatatttttattatcatttattgGATATATCATGATaggtaaataatatatattatattattaatatttattaatcttAAACAAAACTATATATATAACTAATATAAAATATagtgaattattaaaattttatttcaactcaactcaattaagcatttatctcaaaaatttggggtcaactatatggattctttttctttactttaaacgattttgggttaaatcatttgaaatgtgtaatacttctatatCATGTTGTACTACTATTCTCCAAAGTTAGTTTAGTTTACCCCTTCTTTTTTTTATATCATCTAccctaatatgctctacttgtctaactggagcctccatatgtctacgcttcacataactaaatcacctcaatctcccttctctcaacttatcctcaattcgTACCGCTCCTACCTTTTCTTTAAttatctcattacggactttatctagtctaacatggccactcatctaccttaacattctcatattcGTAACTCTTATATTAGATACATAtgactccttcaatgcccaacactcactaccatataatatgatcggtcgtatggctatacggtaaaattttcttttcaatttattggaaatcttgcgatcacataaaactcctgtgacacgtctccacttcaaccatctggctttaatcctatgactaacatcctcctcacatcgcCTATCTACTTGAATGACTGAACTaagatatttaaagtaattactttgTGATAatatcactccatccaaactaactcattccctatcaccagttcggcattcattgaacttgcaatgcatgtattttatcttcgttctacttaacttaaagccttttgactctagagtacttatccaaagttctagctttctattgactccttcttgcatttcatctatcagaactatatcatccacaaatattatgcaccaagggatactctcttgtatatgttttattaattcatctaaaactaatgtaaaaaggtaggtGTAattcaactgagataggaaaatctcttgtgtcccctctcactgtgcgcacaatagtagttgctcctttatacatgtctttcaacacttgtattgtaacacccctcacccgtctacagtgtagccgagtaaggtgtgctacattcggtg
The Hevea brasiliensis isolate MT/VB/25A 57/8 chromosome 15, ASM3005281v1, whole genome shotgun sequence genome window above contains:
- the LOC110636198 gene encoding elongation factor 1-alpha, with protein sequence MGKEKVHINIVVIGHVDSGKSTTTGHLIYKLGGIDKRVIERFEKEAAEMNKRSFKYAWVLDKLKAERERGITIDIALWKFETTKYYCTVIDAPGHRDFIKNMITGTSQADCAVLIIDSTTGGFEAGISKDGQTREHALLAFTLGVKQMICCCNKMDATTPKYSKARYDEIVKEVSSYLKKVGYNPEKIPFVPISGFEGDNMIERSTNLDWYKGPTLLEALDQIQEPKRPSDKPLRLPLQDVYKIGGIGTVPVGRVETGILKPGMVVTFGPSGLTTEVKSVEMHHEALQEALPGDNVGFNVKNVAVKDLKRGFVASNSKDDPAKEAANFTSQVIIMNHPGQIGNGYAPVLDCHTSHIAVKFAEILTKIDRRSGKELEKEPKFLKNGDAGFVKMIPTKPMVVETFSGYPPLGRFAVRDMRQTVAVGVIKSVEKKDPSGAKVTKSAAKKGGK